The following is a genomic window from Micrococcus cohnii.
CAGGTGAGGGCGTCGCCGAGGATGTGCACGGTGACGCCGATCGCGACGGAGGCGGGGATCCACCAGAGCCCGCCGCCGAGGACGGTGCCGAGCACGGCGACGGCCGCGCCGAGCAGCCAGCCGGCGACGAACCCGCGGCCGGGCAGCAGGCGCAGCGCCTTCGCGGCGACGGCGACGAGGAACGCGGCGATGATGCCCTGGCCGGGGGCGTAGACGCGCCCGCCGATCGGCACCTGCAGGTTCGCCGCGGCGACCGCGACGGCGGTGAACGCGGCGATGCCCAGCAGCGAGTGGGTGCCCTGGCGGTGGCCGCCGGCGACGGCGCGGATGCCGCGGGAGATCCATTCGGTGACGGGCGGCAGGGCGTGCGCGATGGTCGCGCGCGGGTGGTCCCA
Proteins encoded in this region:
- a CDS encoding metal-dependent hydrolase → MMGPSHAATGAAAWLALTGPISPVAALHMPPELQLLGALTTAGAALISDWDHPRATIAHALPPVTEWISRGIRAVAGGHRQGTHSLLGIAAFTAVAVAAANLQVPIGGRVYAPGQGIIAAFLVAVAAKALRLLPGRGFVAGWLLGAAVAVLGTVLGGGLWWIPASVAIGVTVHILGDALTCVGVPLLWPARPRPPLPLPFWTSTGRFRLSLLGTTGSWREWAFVSIVTAYTIVRAVSLVPATGRAIAAAVG